One window of Erwinia aphidicola genomic DNA carries:
- a CDS encoding transcriptional regulator, which translates to MTPLGKAIKAAGSARALACKLGVSPMSISYWQHRSSGMVPAERVIRVFEVTGVTPHELRPDLYPNPTDGMADLNRSAPSR; encoded by the coding sequence ATGACCCCATTAGGAAAGGCTATCAAGGCAGCAGGCTCAGCCAGGGCGTTAGCTTGCAAGCTCGGAGTATCACCCATGAGCATAAGTTACTGGCAACACCGGTCTTCAGGAATGGTTCCGGCAGAGCGGGTAATCAGAGTCTTTGAAGTTACGGGAGTCACACCTCATGAACTTCGCCCGGATTTGTATCCGAATCCAACTGATGGAATGGCTGATCTTAATCGCTCAGCACCATCTCGTTAA
- a CDS encoding S24 family peptidase, which produces MTKLTRPEELLKAANVTKAGLARMAEVSPQAVNNWFKRGEIGKESAIKIAAATGLSLSWLLGEDNESDNIELVGGVKEGVIPVIGDAVLGMDGLIDMMEFHAGWLQIYSSDSRAYGVRVRGDSMWPRIQSGEFVVIEPNTKVHPGDEVFIRTADGHNMIKILNFTRDGDYQFTSINNDHKPITMAPGKVVKIHFVSGIIKATRFISAEDVSKE; this is translated from the coding sequence ATGACAAAGCTCACTCGCCCTGAGGAGCTTCTCAAGGCGGCTAATGTCACTAAAGCTGGGTTGGCCCGTATGGCTGAAGTTAGCCCACAGGCAGTTAATAACTGGTTTAAGCGTGGAGAGATAGGGAAGGAGTCAGCCATAAAAATTGCTGCTGCGACTGGTTTAAGCTTGTCATGGTTGCTGGGAGAGGATAACGAATCCGACAACATTGAACTTGTTGGCGGCGTCAAGGAAGGGGTCATACCTGTGATCGGCGACGCAGTTCTGGGTATGGATGGTTTGATTGATATGATGGAGTTTCACGCTGGTTGGCTACAGATTTACAGCAGCGATAGCCGCGCATATGGTGTTAGAGTTCGTGGCGATAGTATGTGGCCAAGGATTCAATCGGGTGAATTTGTTGTAATAGAGCCAAATACGAAAGTACACCCCGGTGATGAGGTGTTCATTCGCACTGCTGATGGCCATAACATGATAAAAATACTGAACTTTACACGTGATGGAGATTATCAGTTCACGAGCATTAACAACGATCATAAGCCGATAACTATGGCACCAGGTAAGGTAGTGAAAATACACTTCGTGTCTGGGATCATCAAAGCCACACGTTTCATATCAGCTGAAGACGTATCTAAAGAGTAA
- a CDS encoding antitoxin PHD — MVVTKAELHAQVRQQEEEINSLRNMLARAERELNDKLLPEELPPTELPFLISSWMKHYSMPWEVFWCSEHLQWVDELDSSFPYSMSDNVCPVCSREKGYG, encoded by the coding sequence ATGGTGGTCACCAAAGCTGAACTTCACGCACAGGTCCGGCAGCAGGAAGAGGAAATAAATTCACTGAGGAACATGCTGGCGCGCGCGGAACGGGAGCTGAACGATAAGCTGCTGCCGGAGGAGCTGCCGCCAACGGAATTACCATTCCTGATTTCCAGTTGGATGAAGCATTACAGTATGCCGTGGGAGGTCTTCTGGTGTAGCGAACACCTTCAGTGGGTCGATGAGTTGGATAGCAGCTTCCCTTATTCGATGTCCGATAACGTCTGTCCTGTGTGCAGCAGGGAGAAGGGTTATGGCTAA
- a CDS encoding ead/Ea22-like family protein has translation MNTQKLKELARRATGGIWKAFINEKTNKFAIHTPDDARCGNIVDWMGFDGVNCSKKQKAHNARFIAASNPAVVIQLIEALQAAERERDELREEIARRDAAAGEPVYQVGTDGQWYDCKEYIYQDAKERRDACRILYTAAQPAVLSEIVVVAKAMRDWIDAVTKDVAASLPTMPGFDRDWADETIIAATRSAQPQKVVVLPDYDEPTKVGVTWYDGYNHGVSDCVKALDADGVKWEVKK, from the coding sequence ATGAACACACAAAAGTTAAAAGAGCTGGCTCGGCGGGCGACCGGGGGCATTTGGAAGGCCTTCATTAATGAAAAAACAAACAAATTCGCCATTCACACCCCTGATGATGCGCGCTGTGGGAATATCGTGGACTGGATGGGATTCGATGGTGTCAATTGCAGTAAGAAGCAGAAAGCGCATAACGCCCGCTTCATTGCAGCATCCAACCCCGCAGTTGTAATTCAGCTAATTGAGGCATTGCAAGCGGCAGAGCGTGAGCGCGACGAGCTGCGGGAAGAAATTGCCCGGCGCGATGCTGCGGCGGGTGAGCCAGTTTATCAGGTTGGGACTGATGGCCAATGGTATGACTGCAAAGAATATATTTACCAGGATGCCAAAGAGCGCAGGGATGCTTGTCGAATCCTTTACACCGCCGCACAGCCTGCCGTATTGTCGGAAATAGTAGTTGTGGCAAAAGCCATGCGCGACTGGATCGATGCTGTGACGAAAGACGTTGCCGCTTCCCTGCCGACAATGCCGGGGTTTGATCGCGATTGGGCTGATGAAACAATTATCGCAGCAACGCGGAGCGCACAGCCGCAGAAGGTTGTTGTGTTGCCTGATTACGACGAGCCGACAAAAGTCGGGGTTACTTGGTATGATGGCTATAACCACGGCGTATCCGATTGTGTTAAGGCACTCGACGCGGATGGCGTTAAGTGGGAGGTGAAGAAGTGA
- a CDS encoding HD family hydrolase, with the protein MSWITTLSGRHFNFNEMHPESISIVDIAAALSNICRFTGHVSDFYSVAQHSVHVSYLVPHENALEALLHDAAEAYCSDINSPLKALLPDYQAIERRVDAVIRNKFGLPPAMSPAVKQADLVMLATERRDLGLDDGAVWACLEGVALAEFIVAPLEPRAARVLFLNRWNQLRVQS; encoded by the coding sequence ATGTCGTGGATTACCACCCTATCCGGCCGGCACTTCAATTTTAATGAGATGCACCCTGAAAGTATCTCCATCGTAGACATCGCCGCCGCGTTGTCGAATATCTGCCGGTTCACTGGCCATGTGAGCGACTTCTACAGCGTTGCTCAGCATTCTGTTCACGTGAGCTATCTGGTGCCGCATGAGAACGCACTGGAAGCCCTTCTGCACGATGCCGCTGAAGCTTATTGCAGCGACATCAATTCACCACTGAAAGCGCTCCTACCTGACTATCAGGCCATTGAGCGGCGTGTTGACGCAGTGATCCGTAATAAATTCGGACTTCCACCAGCAATGTCCCCTGCAGTAAAGCAGGCAGACCTGGTGATGCTGGCTACTGAGCGCCGTGATTTGGGTCTGGATGATGGTGCAGTGTGGGCATGCTTAGAGGGTGTTGCTCTGGCTGAATTCATCGTTGCACCACTGGAACCGCGTGCTGCACGTGTTCTCTTCCTAAATCGCTGGAATCAACTGAGGGTGCAATCATGA
- a CDS encoding DUF4224 domain-containing protein, giving the protein MVQTIQYGIISDADIQELTGYRIPSKQCECLRSAGVFFITRRDGRPRTTWQHFNDSLSRRHAAGVEDFEPNFGALEN; this is encoded by the coding sequence ATGGTACAGACGATCCAATACGGAATTATTTCAGATGCTGACATTCAGGAACTGACAGGCTATCGGATTCCCTCAAAACAATGTGAGTGTCTGAGGAGTGCTGGGGTGTTTTTCATCACCCGCCGTGATGGCAGACCCCGAACCACATGGCAACATTTTAACGATTCTCTTTCTCGCCGTCATGCGGCTGGAGTGGAGGATTTCGAGCCCAATTTCGGAGCATTGGAGAACTAA